The Mucilaginibacter rubeus genomic interval CGTTTGAAACCCTGTTCAGGCTATATTATACCCGGTTAACTTTGTTTTCTAACCGCTTTGTAAATGATTTAACCGTTGCCGAAGAAATTACTGCCGATGTATTTACTCACCTGTGGGAACGCGGACATGAGGTTGCCTTTTGCGCATCGGTAAGTTCCTACCTTTTCAAAATGGTGCAAAACCGGAGCCTTAATTACCTCAAGCGCCAGAAAATAGAAAACCTTTACGTTAACTATCTGGAAAAAAACAACCTGTTTGATGAGTTGCGTAATACGCTTGAAAACGGACTTGAGGAAAAAGAGCTCGCCTTACAAAT includes:
- a CDS encoding RNA polymerase sigma-70 factor; the encoded protein is MIQENKLPITSFTQGDAKAFETLFRLYYTRLTLFSNRFVNDLTVAEEITADVFTHLWERGHEVAFCASVSSYLFKMVQNRSLNYLKRQKIENLYVNYLEKNNLFDELRNTLENGLEEKELALQIEAAIATLPEKCREIFVLSRFSDMKYREIAVQLNISPKTVERQMSIALEKLRQVLKHVTYMFF